The bacterium sequence CCGCACCAAATCGTCTCCGTTACAGGCACGATCCAGGAATGCGCTTCGTTTGGCAGATTCCAGCTCCAGAGCGGTCTGAACCAACTCATCGATTTGCTTCCATTGCTCAGGAGTCATTTGGTTCGCGCGACAGGATGCGGTTGTTTTTTTCAGTATACCACCAGTAAAGCCGGCGGGCCGCCGCCGTTACATAACGGGATGATACGGTTTGCCCGTGCTTTTCACTAATAAGTATAGAGGGTCTGTGAAAACAGAACTTGTTCTCGCATGGATTTGGGTCACGATACTGTGCACAAATGCATATCCTTGCGGTGACAAATTCCTGGTGGTCGGGCGTGGTGTCCGCTATGAACAGGTGAATAAGAGCAAGTATCCCGCCTCCTTACTTATCTACTCGAAGGAAACGGAAGCTTCAGAGGAATTGCAGTCCATCTTTAAGAAAGCAGGACACAGAGTCAGAACGGTACATAGCGAGAACGCTCTGGATTCTTATTTGAATTCCGGGAATTACGATGTGGTTCTCGTTAGTTTTTCGGATGCTCCAATTGTCGAAGAAAAAATCTATGCAGCGGCTTCGAAACCGTATCTTCTTCCCTTCCTTTATAACACGCAAGAGGCGGATCTGGCCAAGGCCGCAAAGCAGTACAGTTGCCTGTTGAAGTCTAATCTGAAAAGAGGAAGCGTTCTCAGAACAATTGAAGAAATCATGGCCGCGCGGTTGAAAGGTAAGTCTCTGCATTGTGAGAAGATCTAAATGGGAAAGGCAGGAAGGGCCATTTTCTGGCTGGCATTTTACTTTTCAGTGCCCGTCGGTGGATTCGGACAAGCCTGGATATCCCCGAAACATACCGGCACAATTACCCTGAGTTATCAATACCATTACATTGACACACACGCCATTGAGCAGGAGTTGTTCAAAGAATTTCTGGGAATTGATGGTGGCCGAATTCGCTCTCACTCTATTTATGTAAACGTGGACTACAGTTTTACGGATCAACTGGCCCTCAGTGCTACGATTCCTTACGTTGGAGCGAAGTATGAGGGCGGTGATCTCTCCCATGATCTTGAGACTGACAGCGGATCCTACCATCCATCATTTCAGGACTTAACTCTGGAGCTTCGCTACAATACCCGCACCAGTCCCTTCATGATTACACCGTTTATCGGTTACCGTTTCCCAACCCATCGTTACGAATTTTTTGCGCATTCGGCAATCGGGGCACGTCTCTCGAGTTTTCGAGTGGGAACCTACTTAGGTCGCCGTTTGGATCCCCTGTTGCCGGATGCCTACGTTCAAGGTCATTACTCCTATGATTTCGTTCAGCGAGTTCAAGGTATCAACCTGAACCGCAGCAACTTCGACGCACAATTCGGATACTTCCTAACTCCTTCCTTTACAACCTACATTACTGCAATCGGCACCGGCTCTCATGGAGGCGTAAATCCGTACGCTATTTTTGACAAAGACACTCTTGAAATTCTTGATCCGGAGCTTTGGCCTCATCATGACCGGGTTGAAAAAATCAAGACCTGGAATCTGGGAGGCGGAGCTGCTTACGCAATCAACGATTCCTGGCAAGCTTATGTCACTGTGCTGTATACCTCATCCATGCGAAACGGTCACCCTCTTAAATATCAAATCACAACAGGAGTCACCTGGTCCTTTGGTTCGTTTCACGAAATCGGATCCAGTCCCCGATGCACGTGTTGGTCGGACAAATAGACTTGCTTTCCGGTACTCATCTTGGTGAACGATACGAGATTCTTTCCCCCCTGGGTTCGGGGGGAATGGGGCAGGTCTATCGAGCCAGGGACCTGCGGCTCGGCCGGGATGTTGCGATTAAGGTCTTGCCGGAGCATCTGGCAAAAAATCAGGACGCACGAAGCCGCTTCGAGCGAGAAGCCAGAGCATTAGCTGCGCTTTCCCATCCAAATATTCTGACCATTCATGATTTCATCACCCATGACGGAGTCTCCTTTGCTGTCATGGAGTTGCTGAAGGGAGAAACGCTTCGCGCGCGGCTTGCTCATTCGAAACCGGCCTGGAACATTGCCTTGAAGATGGGAATTGCGATAGCAGAAGGTCTTGCGGCAGCTCATTCTGAGGGAGTGATTCACCGCGATCTGAAACCGGAGAACATTTTTGTCACCACTGATGGCGGAATTAAGATTTTGGATTTCGGTCTTGCGCGACTTGAAACGAAACTACGGCAAGAAGAAAACTCTAGAGCCGCGACAGAATCGCTTCTAACTCAATCGGGAATTGTCATGGGTACGATTCCCTACATGTCTCCGGAACAGGTGCGCGGAGAAACTGTCGATTCGCGTAGCGATATTTTTTCGTTCGGCGTTATCGTCTATGAAATGCTGACAGGAGTCCTGGCTTTTTCCAGAAGAAGCTCAGCCGAGACCATTGCAGCCATCCTGAAAGAGGATCCATTGGAAGCGAAACTGCTCGAAGGGTATCCGCCGGGATTAGTGGAAGTTGTATCCGTTTGTCTGAAAAAGAACCCGGAGGAACGCTTCCACACAGCCCACGATCTGGCATTTGCTCTGAAGATCATTTCAGACGCCGGTACGGTTACGGTTGCACCTCTACCGCGTTCCATCGTTCGTCGAATCAAGCCAAAGACGGTGTTGTGGATTACCGAGTTGATGGTGTTTTTGATACTTTCAGGTTTGTTCTATCGTCATTTGAGCGGGCCGGGATCGGTTAAAACAATTCACTCACTTGCAGTTTTGCCATTTGTCAACGGAAGCCCGGATCCAAATATGGAATATCTCAGCGATGGCTTCACCGATAGCATCATTAACAGCGTTTCCCAGTTGCCTGAGCTTCGTGTGATGGCACGCGGTACTGTGTTTACATACAAAGGAAAGGAATTCGATCCACGAAAAGTAGGTCGCGATCTCCATGTTGACGCTGTGGTCACAGGACGCATTGCACAACAATCGGATACGTTGATAGTCAACGCGGATCTCGTACGGGTAAGTGATGGAACCCAATTATGGGGAAAACAGTTTAAGCGGAAGTTTAAGGATATATTGGAAATACAGGAGGAGATTTCTCTGGAAATCACTTCTGGTTTGCAATCCAGGCTGAGTCTCGAATTACAGAAGCGGCTGACCAGGCATCACACGGAAGACACCGAGGCGTATCGGCTTTACCTGAAAGGCAAATATCATTTTAACAAGTTCACGTTGGAACATTATGAGAAGAGCCGTGACTATTTGGAAGAAGCGATTGAAAGGGACCCTTCCTACGCACTCGCTTATTCCGAATTGTCCCTTTACTACCAGGCGATGGCGATTGATGGCTACAGGCTTCCGATAGAAACCATGCCCAGAGCGGAATCGGCTGCAAAAAAAGCGATCGCAATTGATGAAACACTCGCCGAGGCACATGACGCTCTGTCCGGTGTGAGGTTTTACTACGACTGGAACTGGCCGGGTTATGAACAGGAATCGAGAAGAGCGCTTGAGCTCAATCCGAATTTTGCGGGGGCTCGCGTAACTCATACACAGTATTTGCGGGCCCTGGGACGCTGGGAGCAGGCTATCGCCGAAGCGAAGAGTGCTGAGAAAATTGACCCGCTTTCTATCAT is a genomic window containing:
- a CDS encoding tetratricopeptide repeat-containing serine/threonine-protein kinase, which codes for MHVLVGQIDLLSGTHLGERYEILSPLGSGGMGQVYRARDLRLGRDVAIKVLPEHLAKNQDARSRFEREARALAALSHPNILTIHDFITHDGVSFAVMELLKGETLRARLAHSKPAWNIALKMGIAIAEGLAAAHSEGVIHRDLKPENIFVTTDGGIKILDFGLARLETKLRQEENSRAATESLLTQSGIVMGTIPYMSPEQVRGETVDSRSDIFSFGVIVYEMLTGVLAFSRRSSAETIAAILKEDPLEAKLLEGYPPGLVEVVSVCLKKNPEERFHTAHDLAFALKIISDAGTVTVAPLPRSIVRRIKPKTVLWITELMVFLILSGLFYRHLSGPGSVKTIHSLAVLPFVNGSPDPNMEYLSDGFTDSIINSVSQLPELRVMARGTVFTYKGKEFDPRKVGRDLHVDAVVTGRIAQQSDTLIVNADLVRVSDGTQLWGKQFKRKFKDILEIQEEISLEITSGLQSRLSLELQKRLTRHHTEDTEAYRLYLKGKYHFNKFTLEHYEKSRDYLEEAIERDPSYALAYSELSLYYQAMAIDGYRLPIETMPRAESAAKKAIAIDETLAEAHDALSGVRFYYDWNWPGYEQESRRALELNPNFAGARVTHTQYLRALGRWEQAIAEAKSAEKIDPLSIMTNKALAAAFHWSHQYDLAIKQYRYTLDLDPNFPEAYASLAEIYDDTGMFGEAITAMQRYLMHAGDEEGAVVLGDDFQAHGYHIAMRSLYHKTLEGLKKSSENGNYVSPMNFAYIYAYLGDKDQAFAWLEKAYQERSPWLTNLKVDPQFENLRTDSRFKILLRRIGLLQ